The proteins below are encoded in one region of Belonocnema kinseyi isolate 2016_QV_RU_SX_M_011 chromosome 1, B_treatae_v1, whole genome shotgun sequence:
- the LOC117177561 gene encoding uncharacterized protein LOC117177561: MSLGPEYAYKGKGPSPKKSIFMTAISPISAFSEVSQTSSELADLIKTLIAAISSEKRGLGANLDSFTSKKQWNESEVEFWNCRQKGHNKIGCPKNPRRNYCRRCCKEEVTTKECDLSGNYLGNPKRVKA, from the coding sequence ATGTCCCTTGGTCCTGAATATGCATACAAAGGGAAGGGGCCATCGCCTAAAAAGAGCATTTTCATGACCGCTATCTCCCCAATTTCAGCTTTTAGCGAAGTCTCACAGACCTCGTCGGAGTTGGCCGACCTGATTAAAACGCTCATCGCAGCCATTAGTAGCGAAAAGCGTGGATTAGGTGCCAACCTGGACTCATTCACCTCGAAAAAACAGTGGAATGAATCTGAGGTCGAATTTTGGAACTGCCGACAAAAGGGTCACAACAAAATTGGTTGTCCGAAAAATCCGAGGCGCAATTATTGTCGCCGTTGTTGCAAAGAGGAAGTGACCACAAAGGAATGCGATCTTTCCGGCAACTATTTGGGAAACCCAAAAAGGGTGAAGGCGTAA